In one window of Festucalex cinctus isolate MCC-2025b chromosome 14, RoL_Fcin_1.0, whole genome shotgun sequence DNA:
- the eif2ak2 gene encoding interferon-induced, double-stranded RNA-activated protein kinase, translated as MLRLIDNSRSTSVTVCMFLIYRYCFVMDPENYVAKLNEYAQKRTRSEPKYEDIGADGPDHIKTFTMRVVINDEAFPEGVGNSKKEAKQKAAKYALKILMEKEEHTSEASIGPVSQTIKDYVSWLYAYGQKIKMPVKCIESTRPESYKSFQCRFLVGKIEYPDATGATKKEAKEEAAKLAYNAIYEASQSESEKSSDSSNQQKEDMSEMCDKTPSSKTEDDGFVEINYIGAINHYCQKTHRTPNFIEVERIGPAHNHKFSYKLVIDGKDYPVGVGKTIKEARQAAAQLALSALEKEDSEVVRSSACIRRASMMSPPNLEESPNNASSKSTSHSPSFSVEFAESSPKDQGPSPDCKPKRKIAAIFPNTNRQQDIKSGDFKEREDNSQWRSQLASSRFEEDFDCIEYISKGAFGCVFKAKHKIEEKNYAVKVVGCKEKSLREILALSDLQHSNIVRYYTCWMEDTARKCGFFAKSIANSSTRFLYIQMELCDTKTLRNWIDEMNTQNVTSSERSERSFEIVQQIVSGVECIHAKMLIHRDLKPDNILFGLDKTVKIGDFGLVTVDTDSEDRSVYKGTPFYMAPEQKQKIAYDRKVDIFALGLIYFELLWCMITRCERDKLWDDVRNQKLPPEFSSNFPTEVKMITSMLCLRPEDRPEASQIQTDLEECANALTLAKAKKTV; from the exons ATGCTGCGCCTCATTGACAACTCAAGATCGACGTCGGTGACtgtgtgtatgtttttaatATATAG GTACTGTTTTGTGATGGATCCCGAAAATTACGTAGCTAAATTGAACGAATATGCTcagaagagaacacgttcagAACCGAAGTATGAGGACATAGGAGCCGATGGTCCGGATCACATTAAAAC ATTTACCATGAGAGTTGTTATTAACGATGAAGCATTTCCAGAGGGTGTGGGAAATAGTAAAAAGGAGGCCAAGCAGAAAGCTGCCAAATATGCTTTAAAAATCTTAATGGAAAAG GAGGAGCATACATCAGAGGCTTCTATTGGGCCAGTCAGCCAAACAATCAAAGACTACGTGTCCTGGCTCTATGCGTATGGTCAGAAAATCAAGATGCCTGTCAAATGTATTGAGTCCACAAGACCTGAATCATACAAGTCCTTTCA ATGTAGATTTTTGGTTGGGAAGATTGAATATCCTGATGCTACTGGGGCGACAAAGAAGGAAGCTAAGGAAGAAGCTGCTAAGCTTGCATATAATGCCATATATGAAGCGTCGCAG aGTGAAAGTGAGAAATCCTCTGATTCTTCAAATCAACAAAAGGAGGACATGTCAGAGATGTG TGACAAGACACCAAGTTCGAAGACTGAAGATGATGGCTTTGTTGAGATCAATTATATCGGAGCTATCAACCATTACTGTCAGAAAACACATCGCACCCCTAATTTTATTGAAGTAGAGAGAATTGGCCCAGCTCATAACCACAA ATTTTCCTACAAATTAGTGATTGATGGCAAGGACTACCCTGTGGGTGTGGGAAAGACTATCAAAGAAGCCAGGCAAGCCGCTGCTCAGTTGGCTCTTTCTGCCCTTGAAAAAGAAGACAGTGAG GTCGTGCGGTCCTCTGCATGCATCAGAAGAGCTAGCATGATGTCCCCTCCAAACTTGGA GGAATCCCCTAATAATGCATCATCAAAAAGTACGAGTCACTCCCCCAGTTTTTCAGTAGAGTTTGCTGAGTCTTCTCCTAAAGATCAG GGTCCAAGTCCAGACTGCAAACCCAAAAGAAA AATTGCAGCAATCTTCCCAAACACTAATAGACAgcag GATATAAAGAGTGGAGATTTTAAAGAACGTGAAGATAATAGTCAATGGAGATCACAGTTAGCCAGTTCAAG GTTTGAAGAGGACTTTGACTGTATAGAATACATAAGTAAAGGAGCATTTGGCTGTGTTTTCAAGGCAAAACACAAGATTGAGGAAAAGAACTATGCTGTGAAGGTTGTTGGCTGTAAAGA AAAATCTTTACGGGAGATTTTGGCTTTATCAGATCTTCAGCACAGCAACATTGTAAGATACTACACTTGTTGGATGGAAGATACTGCTAGAAAATGTGGCTTTTTTGCCAA gtCTATCGCAAATTCATCTACAAGGTTCCTCTATATTCAGATGGAGCTGTGTGACACTAAAACCCTTCGAAATTGGATTGATGAGATGAACACTCAGAATGTGACGTCTTCAGAAAGAAGTGAACGCAGTTTTGAAATTGTACAGCAAATAGTCTCAGGAGTAGAATGCATTCATGCCAAAATGTTAATACACAGAGATTTGAAG CCTGACAACATCCTGTTTGGGCTGGATAAAACAGTGAAGATTGGGGATTTCGGCCTAGTTACTGTTGATACTGACAGTGAGGACAGAAGCGTGTACAAGGGAACTCCATTTTATATGGCGCCTGAGCAG AAACAGAAGATTGCTTACGACCGAAAAGTGGACATATTTGCTTTGGGTCTGATTTATTTTGAGCTCCTCTGGTGCATGATCACCCGCTGCGAAAGAGATAAG CTTTGGGATGATGTCAGAAACCAGAAACTCCCTCCAGAGTTTTCATCCAATTTCCCCACAGAG gtAAAAATGATCACGTCAATGCTTTGCTTGAGGCCAGAAGATCGACCTGAAGCCAGTCAAATCCAGACCGACCTTGAGGAGTGTGCTAATGCACTTACACTTGCTAAAGCCAAAAAGACTGTCTGA
- the gpatch11 gene encoding G patch domain-containing protein 11 → MSDEEDDYMSDAFLSQIQDVKPGVTMVRRVKEAMRREEKHKETNIKNHQKTFKEQEKESRETALQSSISNNNKGFALLQKMGYKAGQGLGKEGAGRVDPIPLNIKTDRGGIGMEVAKKRKAEEELEQYRKKVQAKQQNETKSLEDFRSRVRTEREERKIEGDLRRSQRACEQLDSQKGITVPREEWYWPKVGAEEEIDHLQEEEKDEEEILELTPFDQLQMLTSYLRGIHFYCIWCGTAYNDEEDLFSNCPGDTAAEHE, encoded by the exons CATGGTGAGGCGAGTAAAAGAGGCAATGAGACGGGAAGAAAAGCACAAAGAGACCAACATTAAAAACCATCAAAAAACCTTCAAGGAGCAAGAAAAGGAAAGCCGTGAAACAGCTTTACAGAGCTCCATCAGTAATAACAATAAAGGATTTGCACTTCTGCAGAAAATGGGTTACAAAGCTGGGCAAGGCCTTGGAAAAGAAG GGGCTGGCAGAGTTGATCCAATCCCAttgaatattaaaactg ACAGAGGTGGCATCGGAATGGAAGTGGCAAAGAAGAGAAAAGCTGAGGAAGAACTGGAGCAGTATCGAAAGAAAGTACAGGCCAAACAACAAAATGAGACCAAATCTCTGGAAGATTTTAG GTCAAGAGTAAGGACAGAGAGAGAGGAGCGAAAAATTGAAGGTGACCTTCGACGAAGTCAACGAGCCTGTGAGCAATTGGATTCCCAGAAG GGCATCACAGTTCCCAGGGAGGAATGGTACTGGCCTAAAGTTGGGGCTGAAGAGGAGATAGACCATCTtcaggaagaagaaaaggacGAAGAAGAGATTTTGGAATTAACA CCTTTTGATCAACTGCAAATGTTGACTTCCTATTTAAGAGGGATCCATTTTTATTGCATATGGTGTGGAACGGCCTATAATG ATGAGGAAGACCTGTTCTCGAATTGTCCTGGGGATACAGCAGCAGAGCATGAATAA